The proteins below are encoded in one region of Methanospirillum lacunae:
- a CDS encoding methyltransferase domain-containing protein, producing the protein MIGLSDRVIISSNGKSWFVRPSDGKLGTDLGLVDLEQIVGKEPGDVICTHSGRELSIRLPRSTDFFEYAKRSTAPMLPRDIGLVIGLTGMNKHDHVLDAGTGSGISAIFFAGVAAHVTSYERRAESAEQARLTVSDAGIQNLEIISGDILKETRMYDVVHLDLGLTKEHVIHAHSVLKPGGYLACYTPFFEQMALAFDSAKNLFVECSSYECIMRDMDRGERGTRPSTRVCHSGYITIMRK; encoded by the coding sequence ATGATTGGGCTTTCTGATCGGGTCATTATCTCTAGTAATGGTAAATCATGGTTTGTCCGTCCATCAGATGGGAAACTAGGCACCGATCTTGGACTTGTCGATCTTGAACAGATAGTTGGAAAGGAGCCTGGTGATGTCATATGTACGCATTCGGGGAGAGAACTTTCCATACGTCTTCCCAGGTCTACTGATTTTTTTGAGTATGCAAAAAGAAGTACCGCTCCTATGCTTCCCCGTGATATTGGCCTTGTGATAGGTTTGACCGGGATGAACAAGCATGATCATGTTCTGGATGCAGGTACTGGTAGTGGGATATCGGCAATCTTTTTTGCAGGAGTGGCAGCACACGTAACCTCATACGAGCGAAGGGCCGAATCTGCAGAACAGGCCCGATTGACTGTTTCTGATGCAGGTATACAGAACCTGGAGATAATATCCGGTGATATTCTGAAAGAAACACGGATGTACGATGTGGTTCACCTGGATCTTGGCCTTACAAAAGAGCATGTAATCCATGCCCACTCTGTTCTCAAACCCGGTGGATACCTGGCTTGTTACACACCCTTTTTTGAACAAATGGCTTTGGCATTTGATAGTGCTAAAAACTTGTTTGTTGAGTGTTCTTCATACGAGTGTATTATGCGTGATATGGACCGGGGAGAACGAGGAACAAGACCTTCAACCCGTGTTTGTCATAGCGGATATATCACGATAATGCGGAAGTAA
- a CDS encoding nascent polypeptide-associated complex protein gives MIPGMNPRKMKQMMKQLGMDVRPVDDVQEIVITTPQGKYVFDQAEVAIMKMQGITTWQITGEPRFEEAALTIPDEDISLVAEQAGVPVENARAALEKSNGDIADAILNLTGKAE, from the coding sequence ATGATACCTGGAATGAACCCCCGGAAGATGAAGCAGATGATGAAACAACTCGGAATGGATGTCCGACCGGTAGATGATGTCCAGGAGATTGTGATCACAACGCCTCAAGGAAAATATGTTTTTGACCAGGCAGAAGTTGCGATAATGAAAATGCAGGGGATTACTACCTGGCAAATTACCGGTGAACCACGGTTTGAGGAAGCAGCTCTGACAATACCTGATGAGGATATATCACTCGTTGCAGAACAGGCTGGTGTGCCAGTAGAAAACGCGAGAGCAGCCCTTGAAAAATCGAATGGCGATATTGCCGATGCAATCCTGAACCTAACAGGAAAGGCTGAATGA
- a CDS encoding PUA domain-containing protein, translating into MLKRVQILADYQFGKGVGVQLFPQTCRFITSRRGGVRQVMLDGRRLATLRAHDGRLTLGLLGAERLSRILDPSRTRVIVREDVCPYIANGKSVFAKHVTQASLDIQAGDEVLVMSGDGTLQAVGDAMISGREMVLSESGVAVSVRKGKNQEDKE; encoded by the coding sequence ATGCTCAAAAGAGTTCAGATTCTTGCTGACTATCAGTTTGGAAAGGGTGTTGGTGTTCAGTTATTTCCTCAAACCTGCCGGTTTATTACTTCCCGGAGGGGAGGAGTCAGGCAGGTTATGCTTGATGGCCGACGGCTTGCAACCCTTCGGGCCCATGATGGACGACTAACGCTGGGTCTATTAGGTGCAGAACGGCTGTCTCGAATTCTGGATCCATCCCGAACCAGAGTGATAGTCCGTGAAGATGTCTGCCCATACATTGCTAATGGGAAGAGCGTTTTTGCAAAGCATGTAACTCAAGCCTCTCTGGATATTCAGGCAGGAGATGAGGTACTTGTCATGTCTGGTGATGGGACTCTTCAAGCTGTAGGTGATGCCATGATATCAGGAAGAGAGATGGTTTTGTCAGAATCTGGAGTGGCAGTATCTGTGCGAAAAGGAAAAAATCAGGAGGATAAGGAATGA
- a CDS encoding single-stranded-DNA-specific exonuclease RecJ produces the protein MSLDKDVRSAAEMVLSCKSATVISHIDADGISSESILSQAISRAGIPVRSIYIRQLDPLTLHEIPDDDSLKIFSDFGSGQQTMLQEKGIRSKDVVIIDHHVSQPADAGYLEVNCLLHGFEKMSAAGVAYLVAREMDEINRDLAKLAVIGNIGDMMDRENLKLSGPAHEILSDGVGYGNVEVWEHDLNIYGISTRPLPNALAYSDDIDIPGVSHDPDGARRFLERIGIRPVSANRWPVWESLTIEEKQIIVCSIIDQMMACEKNLDRLFADHYLFPDESKIQATLRNASEYATLLNSCGRWKRPELGGAICRGDRVTAYREAEQMLKNHRTKIREVMEYITDTGVSELSHLLYIHVGDRFPDTIVGIGAGMSLSRLNPEKPILIMCEDSLDPSKTKISMRTKPEVVDKGVDLQKALCIACERFDGSSGGGHRIAAGAFIPREAEREFIEDVNRIIKQQYAQKSSDSC, from the coding sequence ATGAGTCTTGATAAGGATGTACGGTCTGCTGCCGAAATGGTTCTTTCTTGCAAATCGGCAACTGTCATCTCTCACATTGATGCTGACGGTATATCTAGCGAATCTATTCTTTCACAGGCGATTTCGCGTGCGGGAATCCCTGTCCGGAGCATCTATATCAGGCAACTGGATCCCCTCACCCTTCATGAGATTCCTGATGATGATTCTCTCAAGATTTTTTCAGACTTTGGTTCAGGTCAACAGACAATGTTGCAGGAGAAAGGGATTCGGTCGAAAGATGTTGTTATCATCGATCATCACGTAAGTCAGCCTGCAGATGCTGGGTATCTAGAGGTAAATTGTCTTCTCCATGGATTTGAAAAGATGAGTGCTGCCGGGGTAGCCTATCTTGTTGCCCGTGAAATGGATGAGATTAATCGTGATCTTGCAAAACTTGCAGTCATTGGCAATATCGGAGATATGATGGACAGGGAGAACCTGAAATTATCAGGTCCTGCTCATGAGATATTGTCAGACGGGGTGGGCTATGGAAATGTTGAGGTCTGGGAACATGATCTCAATATTTATGGTATATCCACCAGGCCTCTCCCAAATGCGCTTGCATATTCTGATGATATTGACATACCCGGGGTGTCCCATGATCCTGATGGTGCAAGACGATTCCTTGAAAGGATAGGTATCAGGCCGGTTTCTGCAAACCGATGGCCGGTTTGGGAGTCACTAACGATTGAAGAAAAACAGATAATTGTCTGTTCTATTATTGATCAGATGATGGCCTGTGAAAAGAATCTTGATAGGCTGTTTGCGGATCATTATCTCTTTCCTGACGAGAGTAAAATCCAGGCAACCCTCCGAAATGCTTCTGAATATGCGACCCTCCTCAATTCATGTGGAAGATGGAAAAGGCCAGAACTCGGAGGGGCAATATGTCGTGGTGACAGGGTGACAGCATACCGGGAGGCTGAACAGATGCTTAAAAACCATCGGACAAAGATCAGGGAAGTGATGGAGTATATAACCGATACCGGAGTCTCGGAACTCTCTCATCTACTTTATATTCATGTTGGAGATCGGTTCCCTGATACTATTGTTGGGATCGGTGCTGGGATGTCACTCTCCAGGCTTAATCCTGAAAAGCCGATATTAATAATGTGTGAAGATTCTCTAGATCCCTCCAAAACCAAGATCTCAATGAGAACAAAGCCTGAAGTCGTGGATAAAGGAGTTGATCTTCAGAAAGCTCTTTGTATAGCATGTGAGCGATTTGACGGTTCGTCTGGTGGTGGCCACCGGATAGCAGCAGGGGCATTTATTCCACGTGAAGCTGAACGAGAGTTTATCGAAGATGTCAACCGAATAATAAAACAGCAATATGCTCAAAAGAGTTCAGATTCTTGCTGA